ccgccTGCCCGCGCTCACCTGGTTGTTTTTGCAGAGATCAGCCCACATGCTGGTGCCATCGCCTCCGCGCATCAGGACGTGGTAGGTGAAGAAGTAGATGCCCGGGATGGAGCAGGTGAACTTGCCCGTGGTGGGATCGTAGTGGTTACCGAGGTTGGTGACCACGTCGTCGAACTTGAGCACCTCGTAGCCTTCGTGCTGCCGCTTGAGGCCAGCGTAGAAGGCGATCTTGGGCACCGTGCTGTAGGTGGCGGCGCTGATGGCCCCGGCCGCGTTCAGGCCGGGTGCCCCGGGCGGGCCCGGCAGGCCTTGGCGGCCGGGCTCGCCCTTCTCGCCCGGGGGGCCCACGGGGCCCGGCGGCCCGGGCTCACCGGGGGGCCCCCGCGGGCCCGCCTTCCCGGGCCTGCCGGCCTCGCCTTTGGGGCCCTGGATGAAGGTGGGCAGGGACTGCATGAGGCCGCGGTCGGGTGTGGCGGCCGTGCTGGGCGCCTTGGTGCCCCCGTAGGGGTCGCAGACCATACGGCAGGTGCCCAGCATCTCGTAGTGCGCCGACGTGCCGGCCGAGCTCACCAGCACCGGGATGAGGATGACCAACAgcagcaccatcaccacccccagcGCCCCGGCGGCGATCAGGCGCCTCCTGCTGCCCACCAGCCGGCTCAGCGCGGGGCGATCCTCTTGTCTGCTTTTGGACAAAATTTTGAAGGTTGGGCGGGGACCTCCTCAGAGCCGAAAACAACCCCCTGCAACCCCCAAGTCCCCTGGGCGGGCGCGTGCCGGCCGCTCCTCGCCTGCTCTCGCTCCCCCCCGCGGAGGCTGCGGCTGGGGAGGGAGCTCGGACGCCGAGTGACTTGAGCTGAAGTCccgagctgggggtgggggcagggggaggggtgcgCAGGGCGCCCTCTCGCCTCCCGCGAGCCCCTTCGCACCTGTGGCTGCCGCCGGCGCCGGCGCGGCCACCCGGAGGgcagagccgccgccgccgccgcctcccgcgcTCGCCCGGGGCCGCTCACACTTTTATGCCGCCGCCGCCCGCGATCGACTTTTCCGTTTTTGCCGACTGCGCCAGTTCGCACCAACTTTCCGTCTGAAGTTGCCtttttctgcctccttctcttctttcgtTCTCTGGGATCGCCCTTCTCctaccttttcaattttttttttttcttttcctccttggcaaccaccagaatTCTAATAGATGCGCATCCCCCAAACCCCGCGCCCGACGCGCGAGCTCGGACCAGGCGCCCCCCGGGTGCGCGGAGCGGCGGCGCTGGGCACCGGCGGCTCGGGGAGGCTCCGGGCTGGAGCGGAGGAGCTGGCGAGCGGCGGCGAGCGCCTCACGGCCGGGAGCGGAGCGAGAGAGAGACTGAACGCAGAATTCTGCCTGGGTACCACCTGCCAGGAGAAGAGGAGGCTGACAAACGCGCGCCGGAGCAATTTATAGGCACCCAAGGCGCAGAGGAAGGGGAGCCGCTTTGGCATCTCATTGAGGCATCTGCTCTGCTCAACCCACTCAAAGAGAGTTTGGCATTACTCTGAcaatgtgggattttttttccccctcggcctctctctctttctcttttttttttcccctctctgcacATGGATGAACAGTGAGATTCTGAATACTCCCTTGCTGAACCCAGCCGATGGCAGAGCTCTCGCTggacatttgggggggggggggggccgtgaGACAGATGTGCCGTAGCCTTCAGAACTCAAGGGTC
The window above is part of the Hippopotamus amphibius kiboko isolate mHipAmp2 chromosome 4, mHipAmp2.hap2, whole genome shotgun sequence genome. Proteins encoded here:
- the C1QL3 gene encoding complement C1q-like protein 3 translates to MVLLLVILIPVLVSSAGTSAHYEMLGTCRMVCDPYGGTKAPSTAATPDRGLMQSLPTFIQGPKGEAGRPGKAGPRGPPGEPGPPGPVGPPGEKGEPGRQGLPGPPGAPGLNAAGAISAATYSTVPKIAFYAGLKRQHEGYEVLKFDDVVTNLGNHYDPTTGKFTCSIPGIYFFTYHVLMRGGDGTSMWADLCKNNQVRASAIAQDADQNYDYASNSVVLHLEPGDEVYIKLDGGKAHGGNNNKYSTFSGFIIYAD